A section of the Citrus sinensis cultivar Valencia sweet orange chromosome 8, DVS_A1.0, whole genome shotgun sequence genome encodes:
- the LOC102613406 gene encoding organ-specific protein S2-like, whose protein sequence is MNIKAFFVLSTVLSLLLLFANMIDARKDLGDDWSIVVKNQDIPGESAQGLIPEDQGSTISKTKAYCHTHDDPEHTMEKPFVNKKFELMPDVSIYDNGIKPKDQQRSFAKNFELMPDLSIYDNGIKPTTQKAFAKNFELMPDLSIYDNGIKPTKQKFFAKNFEFMPDISIYDNDIKPTKRSSYAKDFELKADISIHEPTEQKSVVSSTDLQPDDTIYHN, encoded by the exons ATGAATATTAAAGCCTTCTTTGTTCTCTCCACAGTGCTCTCATTGCTTCTCTTG TTTGCCAACATGATAGATGCAAGAAAAGACCTGGGAGACGATTGGAGTATTGTCGTGAAAAATCAAGACATACCTGGGGAATCAGCTCAAGGTCTCATTCCCGAAGATCAAGGCTCGACCATCTCTAAAACCAAAGCCTATTGCCATACACATGATGATCCTGAGCACACCATGGAGAAGCCTTTTGTCAATAAGAAGTTTGAGCTGATGCCTGATGTTTCAATTTATGACAACGGTATTAAGCCAAAGGATCAGCAGAGATCCTTTGCCAAGAACTTCGAGCTTATGCCTGATCTTTCAATTTACGACAACGGTATTAAGCCAACCACACAAAAGGCTTTTGCCAAGAACTTCGAGCTTATGCCTGATCTTTCAATTTACGACAACGGTATTAAGCCAACCAAACAAAAGTTCTTCGCCAAGAACTTCGAGTTCATGCCtgatatttcaatttatgacAATGATATTAAACCAACGAAGAGGAGTTCATATGCCAAGGACTTTGAGCTGAAGGCTGATATTTCAATTCATGAACCGACCGAACAAAAATCGGTTGTTAGCAGTACGGATCTGCAGCCAGATGATacaatttatcataattaa